Proteins encoded within one genomic window of Dyadobacter chenhuakuii:
- a CDS encoding citrate synthase: protein MSQIAELTLEGKKYEFPIIEGSEQEKAIDIAKLRDQTGYITIDAGYKNTGATKSAITFLDGEEGILNYRGYSIEDLAEKSSFLEVAYLLIYGELPTAKEFEEFEHAIRTHTLVNEDMRKIFEGFPVNAHPMGVLSSLVSAMSAFYPETFDTNSEEITQLHIIRLLSKLPTIATWSYKKSQGHPVNYPQNDLDYCSNFLNMMFSLPVAKYNVDPVVSAALNKLLILHADHEQNCSTSTVRLVGSSHANIYSSISSGISALWGPLHGGANQEVIEMLEAIKNDGGDVQKYINMAKDKSSGFRLFGFGHRVYKNFDPRARIIKKAADDVLNKLGINDPVLEIAQKLEKAALEDEYFVSRKLYPNVDFYSGIIYRALGIPTNMFTVMFAIGRLPGWIAQWKEMRANKEPIGRPRQIYTGAPKRDFVPMNER, encoded by the coding sequence ATGTCCCAAATAGCTGAATTAACCCTTGAAGGTAAGAAGTACGAGTTCCCCATTATAGAAGGAAGTGAACAGGAGAAAGCGATAGATATTGCCAAATTACGTGACCAGACAGGGTATATTACAATTGATGCAGGTTATAAAAATACAGGTGCAACAAAAAGCGCTATAACGTTTCTGGATGGAGAAGAAGGGATACTAAATTACAGGGGTTATTCGATAGAGGATCTGGCTGAAAAGTCGTCATTTCTGGAGGTGGCTTACCTGCTTATTTACGGAGAGCTTCCTACGGCGAAGGAGTTTGAGGAATTCGAGCACGCGATCAGGACGCACACCCTCGTGAATGAGGATATGCGCAAGATATTTGAAGGATTTCCGGTAAATGCGCATCCTATGGGCGTACTTTCGTCGCTGGTGAGCGCGATGAGTGCTTTTTATCCTGAAACTTTTGATACCAATTCAGAAGAGATCACCCAGCTGCATATTATTCGTTTGCTGTCTAAATTGCCGACGATAGCAACCTGGTCTTACAAAAAATCGCAGGGTCATCCGGTGAATTATCCGCAGAATGACCTGGATTATTGTTCCAATTTCCTGAATATGATGTTTTCGCTGCCCGTAGCGAAATACAATGTGGATCCCGTTGTTTCGGCAGCGTTGAACAAATTGCTGATCCTGCACGCAGACCATGAGCAAAACTGCTCTACGTCGACGGTTAGGCTGGTTGGTTCTTCGCATGCGAACATTTATTCTTCTATATCTTCCGGTATCAGCGCACTTTGGGGCCCGCTTCACGGTGGTGCAAATCAGGAAGTAATTGAAATGCTGGAAGCCATTAAAAACGATGGCGGTGACGTGCAGAAATACATCAATATGGCCAAAGACAAATCGAGCGGCTTCCGTTTGTTTGGTTTTGGACACCGGGTTTACAAAAACTTCGACCCGCGCGCACGCATTATCAAGAAAGCAGCGGATGATGTTTTGAATAAATTGGGCATCAATGATCCGGTTCTGGAAATTGCTCAGAAACTGGAAAAAGCGGCTTTGGAGGATGAGTATTTCGTATCAAGAAAACTTTATCCAAACGTCGATTTCTATTCGGGTATCATTTATCGTGCATTGGGCATTCCTACGAATATGTTCACAGTAATGTTCGCTATCGGCCGTCTTCCGGGATGGATAGCGCAGTGGAAAGAAATGCGTGCGAACAAAGAGCCGATCGGCCGTCCGCGTCAGATCTACACAGGCGCTCCGAAAAGGGATTTTGTTCCGATGAACGAACGCTGA
- the pdxH gene encoding pyridoxamine 5'-phosphate oxidase — MDHNIAKLRQDYNLKGLDEQDLDPNPFTQFKLWFDEALSAGVVEPNAMVLSTVSDGRPSARVVLLKDLDQAGFTFFTNYESKKAKEMESDPFVAVTFFWKELERQVRIEGKVEKTTHQESAEYFAVRPRGSQIGAWASTQSEHLASRAELEERTLLLEQKFEGAEVPRPPHWGGYRVIPHYFEFWQGRSSRLHDRLVYKKTDEGSWEIERLYP; from the coding sequence ATGGACCATAATATTGCCAAATTACGACAGGATTATAATTTGAAGGGTTTAGATGAACAGGATTTGGACCCTAATCCCTTCACACAGTTTAAATTATGGTTTGACGAAGCACTTTCAGCAGGCGTTGTGGAGCCCAATGCAATGGTCCTCAGCACGGTTTCAGACGGTCGTCCCTCGGCAAGAGTTGTGCTTCTGAAAGACCTGGATCAGGCCGGTTTTACATTCTTCACGAACTACGAAAGCAAAAAAGCAAAGGAAATGGAATCGGACCCGTTTGTGGCGGTTACGTTTTTCTGGAAAGAGCTGGAAAGGCAGGTCCGGATCGAAGGAAAGGTTGAGAAAACGACGCATCAGGAATCAGCCGAATACTTTGCCGTGCGGCCGCGCGGCAGCCAGATCGGCGCGTGGGCATCCACACAAAGCGAGCATCTGGCAAGCCGCGCTGAGCTGGAAGAACGGACACTACTTTTGGAACAAAAATTCGAAGGTGCCGAGGTGCCGCGCCCGCCACATTGGGGCGGTTACCGGGTGATCCCGCATTACTTCGAATTCTGGCAGGGACGGAGCAGCCGCCTTCACGACCGGCTTGTTTATAAAAAAACGGATGAAGGCAGCTGGGAAATCGAGAGATTATATCCCTGA
- a CDS encoding DUF349 domain-containing protein translates to MAQEQQERVKSDEQEDLTQKTIDTLEIDLNNELTEEHEEEVPDVDYSQLSKEQLVNILENELASINAEGSKPAALKKAESVAREIRPVLDSIKQKEKETALAAFVAENGGEEGFEYKYDAETQKIDALSREIRGLKNSYYQGQEKEKEKNFNVKTALLQRLRTLLEDEGSKETDASGLKSSWEEFKKIQEEWKLAGNIASPHNGTLWATYNALIDRYFSNRNIYFELKELDRRRNAELKAELCEKVEELGKSLETRPMTREILNEANHIFEDYKHLGPAPKEDQEKLWQRFKEALDVLYNAQRGQFAEQKKSMQENYEQKLKIYEAITPFTTYNSGSIKEWNAKTKEIMAFQDQWVALKGIMPREEGKDLSKKFWAALKTFFNNKGEFFRQLESKREQNLELKNQLCAEAEAILETGEDNPSTTQKIIELQKRWKGIGQVPEKFKDTIYERFKKACDAYFDQKRAKNKEVEEEFESNLKKKVDLIERIEAAANNKDESTLNLLSAFKGEWSSIGFVPKKDMQAIQKRYIAAINTYVSAIGQLSSKEKEQAVLESEVELVRDGDSSRNLYRKESDIRRKITQLENDIALWQNNIEFFAKSKTSDRLKAEFERKINSALSQLNDLKHQLSIIQEAI, encoded by the coding sequence ATGGCACAAGAACAACAAGAAAGGGTCAAAAGCGATGAGCAGGAAGACCTGACACAAAAGACTATCGACACCCTTGAAATTGATCTTAACAATGAGTTGACGGAAGAACATGAGGAGGAAGTGCCAGACGTGGATTACAGCCAGTTGTCTAAGGAACAGCTTGTAAATATTTTGGAAAATGAGTTGGCGTCTATCAATGCGGAAGGTTCAAAACCAGCTGCATTGAAAAAAGCGGAATCCGTTGCGAGAGAAATCCGTCCGGTCCTTGATTCGATCAAACAAAAGGAGAAAGAAACGGCCCTGGCAGCATTTGTTGCAGAAAATGGCGGTGAAGAGGGGTTTGAATACAAATATGACGCGGAAACCCAGAAAATAGATGCTTTGAGCCGCGAGATCCGGGGTTTAAAAAACAGCTACTATCAAGGGCAGGAAAAAGAAAAAGAGAAGAATTTTAATGTAAAAACGGCTCTGCTGCAACGTCTGCGTACATTATTAGAAGACGAAGGCAGCAAAGAAACCGATGCTTCCGGGTTGAAATCGAGCTGGGAGGAATTTAAGAAGATCCAGGAAGAATGGAAACTGGCCGGTAACATTGCTTCTCCGCACAACGGAACGCTCTGGGCAACCTATAACGCGCTGATCGATCGTTATTTCAGTAACCGGAACATTTACTTCGAGCTGAAAGAACTGGATCGTCGCCGCAATGCTGAATTGAAAGCAGAGCTTTGCGAAAAGGTGGAGGAATTGGGCAAGTCGCTGGAAACCCGTCCTATGACGCGTGAAATCCTGAACGAGGCCAATCACATTTTTGAAGACTATAAACACCTTGGCCCGGCACCAAAAGAGGACCAGGAAAAGTTGTGGCAGCGGTTTAAAGAAGCACTGGACGTGCTTTATAATGCGCAACGCGGTCAGTTTGCAGAGCAGAAGAAGTCGATGCAGGAAAATTACGAGCAGAAGCTTAAAATCTACGAAGCAATAACACCCTTCACGACTTATAATTCGGGCAGCATTAAGGAATGGAATGCCAAGACAAAGGAGATAATGGCGTTCCAGGATCAGTGGGTTGCGTTGAAAGGCATTATGCCGCGTGAAGAGGGCAAGGATCTGAGCAAGAAATTCTGGGCAGCATTGAAAACTTTCTTCAATAACAAAGGAGAGTTTTTCCGCCAGCTGGAATCTAAGCGTGAGCAAAACCTGGAATTGAAAAACCAGCTTTGCGCGGAAGCAGAAGCTATTCTGGAGACGGGTGAGGATAACCCTTCAACGACTCAGAAGATCATTGAGCTGCAAAAGCGCTGGAAAGGGATCGGACAAGTGCCTGAAAAATTCAAAGACACTATTTACGAGCGTTTCAAAAAGGCCTGTGACGCCTATTTTGATCAGAAACGCGCCAAGAATAAGGAGGTTGAAGAAGAATTTGAAAGCAACCTGAAAAAGAAAGTCGATCTGATCGAAAGAATCGAGGCGGCTGCCAATAACAAGGACGAGTCAACATTGAACTTGCTAAGTGCGTTCAAGGGCGAGTGGTCGTCTATTGGTTTTGTTCCTAAAAAGGACATGCAGGCGATTCAGAAACGATACATTGCGGCGATCAACACCTATGTAAGCGCTATCGGCCAGCTGTCGAGCAAGGAAAAGGAGCAGGCGGTTTTGGAGAGTGAAGTGGAACTGGTAAGGGATGGCGATAGCAGCCGTAACCTTTACAGAAAAGAAAGCGATATCCGACGCAAGATTACGCAGCTTGAAAACGACATTGCGCTTTGGCAAAACAATATTGAGTTCTTTGCGAAGTCAAAAACGTCGGACCGGTTGAAAGCAGAATTCGAAAGGAAGATAAATAGTGCGCTGAGTCAGCTGAATGACTTGAAACACCAACTATCTATCATTCAGGAAGCTATATAA
- a CDS encoding SRPBCC domain-containing protein: MKNGKNEHINYIKSPIADIYKAITTQEGLSAVWTVELIVKPELGFVNEFDFGDNYATKMKTLELSENKKILWECVSSDPEWIVIGISFDLTEKDAARSIAVPFGITFQYLKVSLISVS; encoded by the coding sequence ATGAAAAATGGAAAAAATGAGCACATCAATTACATTAAATCACCCATTGCGGATATTTACAAAGCAATAACAACCCAAGAAGGCCTGAGCGCTGTCTGGACAGTAGAATTGATTGTTAAGCCGGAACTAGGTTTTGTAAATGAGTTTGACTTTGGGGATAATTATGCCACAAAAATGAAGACGTTGGAATTGTCTGAAAACAAAAAAATACTTTGGGAATGCGTCTCATCAGACCCGGAGTGGATTGTAATCGGCATTTCATTTGACTTAACAGAGAAGGATGCGGCACGCTCCATTGCTGTTCCATTCGGCATCACCTTCCAATATTTGAAGGTTTCGCTAATCTCAGTTTCATAA
- a CDS encoding nuclear transport factor 2 family protein, with protein sequence MKLPENIAGFSKAQNDQDSTALANYFTEHATVSDEGSSYSGRQEIEGWIQEATEKYNMQLTPIDYIQTGSKAKLTLEVSGRFLGSPLVMKYHLELDASLICSLQITD encoded by the coding sequence ATGAAACTTCCAGAAAATATCGCAGGCTTTAGTAAAGCACAAAACGATCAAGACAGCACAGCACTTGCCAATTACTTTACAGAACACGCAACCGTTTCCGACGAAGGTTCGTCCTACTCGGGTAGGCAAGAAATTGAAGGGTGGATACAAGAAGCGACGGAAAAGTATAATATGCAGCTAACTCCCATTGATTATATTCAAACCGGCTCAAAAGCAAAACTGACTCTGGAAGTAAGCGGCAGATTTCTCGGCAGTCCACTTGTTATGAAGTATCATCTTGAATTGGATGCTTCTTTGATCTGTTCGTTACAGATTACTGATTAA
- a CDS encoding SDR family oxidoreductase, with amino-acid sequence MEKAEKSAMDTLGGIPFGRPAWPHEVAELVGFLVSTRATYLTGTEYVIDGGTIPTL; translated from the coding sequence ATGGAAAAAGCTGAGAAAAGCGCCATGGACACCTTAGGCGGCATTCCATTTGGCAGACCGGCGTGGCCACATGAAGTTGCCGAACTGGTCGGCTTCCTGGTTTCTACGAGAGCCACTTACCTTACAGGCACCGAATATGTGATCGATGGCGGGACCATTCCCACATTATAA